The nucleotide sequence TGTACCATTCGGGCCCATAACCGCGTGGAATTCTCCACCTTTAATTGTTAGGTTTACCCCTTTTAAAATTTCCTTATCTTCAATTGACACGTGAAGATCTTTAATTTCTAAAGTTGATCCTGCCATACCAAATACCTCCAGTTAGCCTTTTATTTTAAAATAATTTGTAGACATGGATAAATACTTCCATTCTCACTTTATTCTCATTACAATCTTATATCATTTCGAATCTATTATCAACAATTTAGAGTACAATTGACTACCCATCTCGACAGAAAATATACTTCTTTACAGAAATAACTCCTACTTTCTTCTATATTATATATCATAACACATTTCTCATATTTTTTATTTTCACCTTATTCTTTTTTTACATCCATAAAAACCCTGCACCAATATGTGGTACAGGGTTTTTATTTATAATAAATCTAATGTATATTTATTTATGAACCTGTTTGTTTAATTCCGCGACCATCTTGTGGTTTTTTTGGTGACTTAACTCTCTCTTTTGTTCAACTTCAATGATTTTGTCAATGTCAGATGCATACTCCGCATATCCAATTCCATGCGCTTGATGCATCGCTTTCTCCATGTCGGAGGTATAAGTTAAGTCTAAACCATTGTCACTAATAATAAATCCGTCCCTTCGTTTATTTTCCATCATAGTTCAAAAAGGTCCGAAAAATCGCTTTTCGCTCTCTTTTGAACTCACTTCATAGTGTAACACCAATGTTTTACCTTACACAAAACTTGTTAAAACATCTCACAAACATTGTGGAAGGATGTCAAGGAATGAAAAAGAAACAGCTCTATTCTGTGTACAAATAAGAGCTGTTTCTCTGTTTTAGCCTCTATTACTCACCAGAGGTTGGTGCAGGTACAATTTCACCTTTGTATTCTTCTTCAATGAATGTTTGAATTTCATCTGATTGTAATACTTCCACTAATGTTTTCAAGGCTTCACTATCTTTATCTTCAGAACGAGTGACAACAACGTTTGGAAACGGTGTATCTTCTCCTTCATGGAAGATAGAGTCATCTACAGGAGATAAGCCAGCTTCAATCGCATAGTTTCCGTTAATAGCTACTAATGCATCTTGTTCCTTTTCATACATTTGTGGTAATAATTCCGCATTTGCATCTGGTGAAAAGTTTAAGTTTTTCGGGTTTTCTGCAATATCTTCAAGAGTAGCGCTAGCTTTGTCTACTCCTTCTTTTAAGGTAATAAGTCCTGCTGCTTCAAACAAGGAAAGAATTCTTCCGTGGTCTGGTTCAGAACGGCTGATAATAACATCTGTACCTTCTTTAATGTCGTCTACACTTTTAATATTTTTTGAATAGATTGCCATCGGTTCAACATGAACTCCACCTAGGTTCACAAAATCATAGCCAAATTCTTCTTCCTGTGCTTTCAAGTATGGTGGGTGTTGGAAGTAATTTGCATCTAACGTGCCGCTATCCAAGTCTTTATTTGGTAAAATGTAGTCTTGGTATTCTTCGACTTTTAGTGTAATACCTTTTTCCTCAAGGATCGGTTTTGCTTTTTCTAAAATTTCAGCATGGGGAACACTTGATGCTCCAACAACGATTTCTGTATTTTCTTCGTCAGAACCTTCCCCACTATTTGCATTGTCCTCTGCACCTTCATCGGAACCGCCACAAGCTGTTAATAATGCAAAAAGAAAAGCAGTAGCTAATAATAATAAAAATTTCTTCATGTTTGTAATCCCCTTTTTATTTTTGATATTTATATTTCATGGAAAACCATGGAACCTACCTTTTGTCCAACTTATTCGAGAGGTAATCCCCAACAAACTGGAATAAGAAAACAATCAAAACAATTAATACTGTACAGAACAACACAACGTCAAAATCCCAACGTTGAAACCCGTAATAATAGGCATAATCTCCTAAACCACCTGCTCCTATAACACCAGCAATAGCGGTATATCCAATTAACGCAATGGCTGTCACAGTTATACCAGAAACTAAAGCTGGCAATGATTCAGGAAGAAGCACTTTAAAAATAATCGTTGACGTTTTCGCCCCCATTGCTTTTGCTGCTTCTAATACCCCTTTATCTACTTCCCGAAGTCCAATTTCAACCAACCTTCCGTAGAACGGTGCAGATCCAATAATTAGAGCAGGTAATGCGGCATTTGGTCCTCTTATAGTTCCCATTAGAAAATCAGTAAACGGGAAAAGCAATAGAATTAAAATGATAAAAGGAATAGCCCGCGTAACATTAACGATGGTTGCTATTACAAAATTCAATATTTTATTTTCCCACAGGTTTCCCTTCGTCGTTAAAAATAATAGTAGTCCAAGTAAAATTCCTAAAATAAACGTACCGACTAAGGAAATCAAGGTCATGTAAAACGTTTCTCCTGTTGCAGTCCACATATCCTCCAAATTAACGTTTGGAAACAGTTGTTCAAACATTTACTCCCACCTCCACTTCTACAGAGGTAGATCGAATAAAGTCCAATGCGTTTGTCACTTCTTCATCAGATCCTTCTAAATTAACAAACAAAGTACCATAGGCTCCCTTTTGCGTTTGAGTCACTTTTCCATGAAGGATATTAATATCTACATCATACTTTTTGGCAACTTGACTAATTAAAGCGTGATTGGTGGTTTCCCCAACAAACTGAAGTCGAATAATTTGCCCAGTTTGGTAATGTTCCTTCATCCAATCGATAGCCTCGGCCTGACTATTGTCTCCCATTACTTGTTCAACAAATCGCTTCGTCACGGGTTGCTGTGGGTGAAGGAAGACATCTAAAACATCTCCTTGTTCGACAATATGGCCTTTTTCCATCACAGCAACGCGATGACAAATTTTACGAATCACGTGCATTTCGTGTGTGATAAGAATGATCGTCAATCCTAGCTTCTCGTTAATATCAACAAGAAGTTGAAGAATGGAATCTGTCGTCTCTGGATCTAAAGCAGATGTCGCTTCATCGCACAGGAGAACCTTCGGATTGTTAGCAAGTGCTCTAGCTATCCCAACGCGTTGTTTTTGCCCTCCACTTAGTTGAGAAGGGTACGCGTCCTCTCTACCAGAAAGTCCGACTAATCGAATTAATTCGTCGACACGCCTCTGCCTTTCTTTTTTAGGGACTCCAGCAATCTCTAAAGGAAATCCAATATTTTCTCGAACGGTTCTAGACCACAATAAGTTGAAATGCTGAAAGATCATCCCAATCTCTTGTCTTGTTATGCGCAAGTCTTTTTTAGACAAGGTGGTAATCTCATTATCTTCTATTTTGATGGACCCACTAGTCGGATTCTCTAATCGATTCACCAATCGGATAAAAGTACTCTTTCCTGCACCACTGTAGCCAATGACCCCAAATATTTCCCCTTTTTCTATTTCTAAATTTAAATGGTCAACGGCAGTTAAGCTGTCGTTTTTCGTTGGGAAAACCTTCGTTAAATCTTTGATGGTAATCATGTATGTAATCCCCTCCCTTTACGCGGATACCTGATTTTACATTAACCAATATCTTGGTTTTTATGAACCGAATAATAAAAAGCGTCTTTCCGTTTCAGAGAACAGAAAGACGCGCAATGTCAGTGTCTGCTCTCTCATCCGCCAAAGCTATGTGCTTTGCAGGAATTGGCACCATTTCAAACAAATGTTTGACGGTTGCCGGGTTTCACAGGGCCAGACCCTCCACCTCTCTTGATAAGAGATTGTAACTTGGTATAGAATTTTAGTAACAGATGGATTTTAGCACAGTCTCAAATTATCTGTCAACAAAATTGTATAAAATTTTCAAAATGGGAAACAGAGGAGGAACCTCATTGAATGCACCTTATTTTACATTACCTTATACAAATGGAAACGGACACTTTAAGTTATCAGATGCTAGAGGAAAAATCATCGTACTCACCTTTTGGGTGTCTTGGTGTCCCGATTGTGGTCAAGATCTTCCGAAGAAAGAAGCGCTGTTTCAATCATTGGATCGAAATAAAGTGCAAATGATTACCATTAATGTTCCAGGACGAGAGAGGACAGAAAATGCTGGTTTAGAATTTGCAGAAAAGTTTCTTACCCAACCAACCCTTATCGATAACGGCCGGGAGGTATATGACCTCTATAGTTGCACCGGGGTACCTACTACAGTCATTATCAATGAACAAGGAGAATGGGTAAAAAGCTTCAATGACCAAGCTTCCTTCTTATCAATTGTAGAAGAAATAGGAACATGGTTAGAAGAGGAACACTAGGAGAGGCTGGAAAACGTATTCTTATAGTAGAAAATTTGTTGATATAAATGTTGTACAGATCGGAATGCATAAATTTTATCCACCACTTCTCCATCATCCATAATAAGAAGGCACGGGACACTTTCTATTTGGTGTTTTTGCATAAAGGTTGGAAAAGCAGCCGCATTCATTTCGAGAAAGAGCTCATTCTTCCACATATGTTCAATCGATAAGAGCATCGTTCGCCCAACCTTACATGTCCCACAAAAAGGGGTATGGATAAATAAGAACGTGAGTCTTCCTTCTAATTGGTCTTCGTTTTCAAATGGTTTCATAACTCCTCCGTTAAGCTAAGTAAATAGGATTCACGAAAATTCGCTTGCCGAGGAGAGCTGTTGCCAATTCTGATTCAGGCGTAGCAGCCACTTCTCGGTAAGCCTTATCAATATGAATATGTATAGCATGAGGTAACTCAATGGCTAATTGCTTGCGAAGCTTTAATCCTGCCCTGTCTTCGTCGACTAGAATAAAAACATCTTTATTGTCTAAATCATACTCCTCAAGTAGTTCTTCTAATCTTCCTACTCCAATCGTTCCATTCGTACAGACAATTTCCACTTGCTCATTTATGATTTTTTCAATCTGCTTTTTATCAGAGCGACCCTCTACAATGATTACTTTTTCCAACTCAGACATCGCGACCACCTGCACTCCTCATTATTGAGCATTTATACTAATAATCCCTTGTTACTCCTGCAACAAGGGATTATTAGTATGTATTACTTATTGTATTGACAATCCGTCAATTCATGCTTCGAATTATTCCGCTTCTTCAATCATGCTTTTATATTGATCTGCTGTCATTAATTTTTC is from Radiobacillus kanasensis and encodes:
- a CDS encoding MetQ/NlpA family ABC transporter substrate-binding protein; protein product: MKKFLLLLATAFLFALLTACGGSDEGAEDNANSGEGSDEENTEIVVGASSVPHAEILEKAKPILEEKGITLKVEEYQDYILPNKDLDSGTLDANYFQHPPYLKAQEEEFGYDFVNLGGVHVEPMAIYSKNIKSVDDIKEGTDVIISRSEPDHGRILSLFEAAGLITLKEGVDKASATLEDIAENPKNLNFSPDANAELLPQMYEKEQDALVAINGNYAIEAGLSPVDDSIFHEGEDTPFPNVVVTRSEDKDSEALKTLVEVLQSDEIQTFIEEEYKGEIVPAPTSGE
- a CDS encoding methionine ABC transporter permease, translated to MFEQLFPNVNLEDMWTATGETFYMTLISLVGTFILGILLGLLLFLTTKGNLWENKILNFVIATIVNVTRAIPFIILILLLFPFTDFLMGTIRGPNAALPALIIGSAPFYGRLVEIGLREVDKGVLEAAKAMGAKTSTIIFKVLLPESLPALVSGITVTAIALIGYTAIAGVIGAGGLGDYAYYYGFQRWDFDVVLFCTVLIVLIVFLFQFVGDYLSNKLDKR
- a CDS encoding methionine ABC transporter ATP-binding protein — protein: MITIKDLTKVFPTKNDSLTAVDHLNLEIEKGEIFGVIGYSGAGKSTFIRLVNRLENPTSGSIKIEDNEITTLSKKDLRITRQEIGMIFQHFNLLWSRTVRENIGFPLEIAGVPKKERQRRVDELIRLVGLSGREDAYPSQLSGGQKQRVGIARALANNPKVLLCDEATSALDPETTDSILQLLVDINEKLGLTIILITHEMHVIRKICHRVAVMEKGHIVEQGDVLDVFLHPQQPVTKRFVEQVMGDNSQAEAIDWMKEHYQTGQIIRLQFVGETTNHALISQVAKKYDVDINILHGKVTQTQKGAYGTLFVNLEGSDEEVTNALDFIRSTSVEVEVGVNV
- a CDS encoding TlpA family protein disulfide reductase → MNAPYFTLPYTNGNGHFKLSDARGKIIVLTFWVSWCPDCGQDLPKKEALFQSLDRNKVQMITINVPGRERTENAGLEFAEKFLTQPTLIDNGREVYDLYSCTGVPTTVIINEQGEWVKSFNDQASFLSIVEEIGTWLEEEH
- a CDS encoding thioredoxin family protein; amino-acid sequence: MKPFENEDQLEGRLTFLFIHTPFCGTCKVGRTMLLSIEHMWKNELFLEMNAAAFPTFMQKHQIESVPCLLIMDDGEVVDKIYAFRSVQHLYQQIFYYKNTFSSLS
- a CDS encoding toprim domain-containing protein: MSELEKVIIVEGRSDKKQIEKIINEQVEIVCTNGTIGVGRLEELLEEYDLDNKDVFILVDEDRAGLKLRKQLAIELPHAIHIHIDKAYREVAATPESELATALLGKRIFVNPIYLA